Genomic window (Kosakonia sp. BYX6):
TGAAGAAGGTTGGGTCGGCAACCAGCGGCTGGCGTTTATTGGCGATACGCTGTCAGTCAGTGGGGAAAAAGTGCCGGAGCTGTTTATTGTCGAATTACCGAACGATGAGCAGGGCTGGAAAACGCCAGGCGACGCGCCGCTGGCGGGAAGCGAACAAGCATTGCCCGCGCCGCCAAAAGGCGTGCAGCAACGGCGCCTGACTTTTACCCATCAAAAGGCGTATCCGGGGCTGGTCAATGTGCCACGCCACTGGGTGCGCGCGAACCCGCAAGCCACCGACATTGCGTTTTTAATGCGTGATAACGCAGGTGTTGTGCAGCTTTGGCTGATAAGCCCGGATGGCGGCGAATCGCGCCAGTTAACGCGCACCGAAAACGGCATTCAGTCGGCGTTTAACTGGCATCCTTCCGGCAACGCGCTGGGGTTTGTGCTGGATAATCGCATCGCGGTGTGTGACGCGAAGCGCGGTGATATCACCTTTTTAACGTCCGGTAATGCAAAGGTGCCGTCTGCGGATGCAGTGGTTTTTTCGCCGGATGGCAAACAGATTGCCTGGATGGAAGAGGTCGACGGTTTCCGCCAGTTATGGATGACAGAAACCAATCTGTAAGTTAGTGCGCAGGCATTGGCGCGGGCGGGATCAGCGAGTTAGTGGCTCTGTTTTCCCGCTCGCTTTTTTCGACCCGCGATTTGACCGAGTTATCCCGGCGAAAGAGATCCCACGGCAGCAGCAGAGTGTCCATGATGGCGGTGAAAGGCATATCCAGCGCCACCAGCGACTTGGTGCCAATCCCGGTGTCATCGTCCGATAACATCTCCGAACTGGCGCGCGTGCCAGGGTAAACGCCCTCTTTGCCGCCCGTATGCGACATCACGCTGGAACACCCCGTTAGTACCACCCCGCAAAACAATGCAGAAACTATAAGAATTGTTTTCATATTCGATTGATCATCGTTGTTTGTAATTTTAATGCTGTTTGGGCGGTTATAGCCTTCCGCCAGGGAAAGCAACAGCATTAACGCTCCGCTCTGTGGCGGCATTCGCACTTTAACCCTTTGTGCTGTGATCCCAGTCTATGCACTGCGTGAGAAAGTGCAAAAAAAAGTCAGTATCGCGCCCTTGAAAATACTCCGCGCAACCACATTTTAGGAGTGTAGCCGGGGAACACGCCGCAAGGGTGTTTGGCTGCATTGCATGACGACCTGTCCATTGTGGAAGGTTCTTCACAATCTCGCTGATTTCAGGAGCTTTTAAGTATGCGTAACTTTGATCTTTCCCCACTGTATCGTTCAGCTATCGGTTTTGATCGCCTGTTTAACCTGTTAGAAAACAACCCGAACCAGAGCAACAACGGTTACCCTCCATACAACGTTGAGTTAGTGGATGAAAACCACTATCGCATCGCTATCGCTGTGGCAGGCTTCGCCGAGAGCGAACTGGACATTACCGCGCAGGACAATCTGCTGGTGGTGAAAGGTTCCCATACCGCCGAGCAGAAAGAGCGCAGCTATCTCTACCAGGGCATCGCCGAACGTAACTTCGAGCGTAAATTCCAACTGGCAGAAAACATTCACGTCAACGGCGCCAATCTGGTGAACGGCCTGCTCTATATCGAGCTGGAACGCGTTATCCCGGAAGAGAAAAAACCGCGCCGTATCGAAATTAACTAATTGTGTCGGGTCGCCCTCGCGGCCCAATCCCAACATGCTCGCCGACAGGGAGCATATGTGAGCCCGCGGGCTCGCAGGTATCAACTCGCTTCTTAGAAGGAGAAACACCATGCGTAACTATGATTTATCCCCACTTCTGCGCCAGTGGATTGGTTTTGACAAATTAGCCAACGCGCTGCAAAGCACCACCGAGCAACAGGCGTTCCCGCCCTACAACATTGAAAAGGGCGATGATAACCACTATCGCATTACCCTTGCGCTGGCGGGTTTCCGTCAGGAAGAGCTGGATATCCAGCTGGAGAACGGTCGCCTGACCATCAAAGGCACCCCGGAAAAACCGGCCAACGAACCGAAATGGCTCCATCAAGGGCTGGTGATTCAGCCGTTCAGCCTGAGCTTTACGCTGGCGGATTTTATGGAAGTTTCTGGCGCAACCTTTACCAACGGCTTACTGCATATCGATTTGCTGCGTAACGTGCCGGAAAGCGCCGCGCCGCAGCGCATCGCCATCAGCGAACGCCCGGCGTTGAATAGCTAAGCTATCCATTAATACTTTCAGCCCTGCTTCCTGGCAGGGCTTTTTGTTTCTTTCGCTGGCTGGTATACACTTGAGCAATTGCGGGATTCTGGAGACGGTTATGCTTGGCGAACAGCTTGAGATTGAAGGACTTATCGGCGTAGGGCGCGCTCAATTAGCACTCGAACCCGACCAGCATATTTATACCTTTATTGGTCCTAACGGCGTGGGTAAAACCAAAATGCTGGAAGCGCTGTTCCAGGTCTTATTTTTTAATAATGAGCTGGTAAAAAAAGCACTGACCTCGCATGACCCGGCTTTTTTCAGCTTCAAATCATTCTCCACAAATCGCCCTGAGTTATCCGTTCTGCAAACAGAAGGGAATTATTCTCCACCCTGGCCGATTGCTCGTAAATTCTTGCCTGCGTCGTTGGCGCATCACCTTCCAGTCGTTTTTCTGGGTGCCCAGTCTCGTGGGACGATAACGCAGGAAAATGGGATTCCTAACATCGCTTTAGGCGCGCTGGAAACACGTAGAAGGGTCTATTTCCAGTCTCTGGCAAGGCAGATGCAATTTGATTTCGGCTCCATGAATATGTCCGCCAGTATTCAGGAGTGGTTTATCTCAATTGCCCGTTCATCTAATCGTTGGCAGAAAAGTGAAGATAACCGCGAAATAGAAATTTCGACGGTTCTGCGGTTATTGCATGAAATCGACGCGCGAATTGACCCGGAGTTTATGGAAATTGGCGGCGATGATCGGGTCAGCTTAAAAGTTGACGGGCAGATTCGCGAGATAAGCCAATTAAGCTCTGGCTTTACTTCCATCCTTAAGCTGATTCAGGCCATCGTTTCGGGTTATAGCTATTTCACGAATGAAAGCAACATTCAGAGGGTGAAGGGCGTTGTTTTTATTGATGAGATAGAAAGTCATCTGCATCTTTCCTGGCAGGCGAACATCATTCCGTTGTTGAAGAAATTGTTCCCCAACACCACTTTTTACATCACCACGCACTCATCCATTGTCCTCGCGCAGCTTAAAGAAGGCGAAGCGTATAACCTTTACCGGGATGAGGATGGGATTGTTAAAACCAAAAAAATAGCCGCACCGAATAAAGCCGCCCTGGCTGATATTCTGAAAGATTTGTTTAGCGTTGATATTAACCAGATGAAGCTTGAGAACAGCAGCGTGTACTCTGTTGCCTGATGGCGCTTCGCTTATCAGGCCTACTCAATAACTTCTCAACTTGTTGTTATGAAAGATTTTGTAGGCCGGGTAAGGCATAGCCGCCGCCCGACATAAACGCTGCTCTATCCTTTGTCTTCAATTTGAAGGCTCCGAATCCGGAGCCTTTTTTGTTTATGCCCGCACACGCTGCAAAAACCGCTGGCGCCACGGTTTCAGCACAAAGAACGCCAGCAGCGCACAGAGAATATCCAGCGTAATGGCGCAGCCAAACACCAGGTTCCAGCTACCGGTTTGCTGATACATCAGCGCCGCCAGCGGGCCGCCGAAGATCGAACCAATTCCCTGCGAGATATAAAGCCAGCCGTAATTCGAGGTCGCGTGCTGTGTGCCGAAGGTATCGGTCAGCGTCGCCGGGAACAACGAGAAGATCTCGCCCCAGCCGAAGAAAACCACCCCGGAAAGCAGCACAAACAGCAGCGGATCATCTTTGCACAGCAGCCACAGTGCCATCGCACAACCTTCCAGACCGAAGGCGACAAACATCATATTCTCGCGGCCAATGCGGTCGGAAATATAACCGCACACCGGGCGCGTTAAGCCATTCATAAAGCGGTCGATGGTCATCGCCAGCGGTAACGCCGCCATGCCCATCACTGTTACCGCCGTAATACCGAAATCTTCGGCGAAAATCGCCATTTGCGAGGTCACCATCAGGCCGGACGTGGACATCATGGTCATCATCACAAACATCAGCCAGAACAGCGGTTTACGCAGCATCTCTTTGGAGGTGAAGCTTTTATCGCTCATCGTCAGGTTGCTGTTGATCTCCTGCGTGCTCACGCGCTGCGGCGCGCGCAGACCCTGGCTGGCGAGAAAACCGACCACCGCCATTACCAAACCAAATTGCCACAGCGTGTTCTCCAGCCCTTTGGCCGCCAGCGATTGAGTCACCGGGAAAGTAGTGAGGATCGCGCCCATGCCGTAGCCTGCCGCCACCATCCCTGTGGCAAACCCGCGTTTTTCCGGGAACCAGCGCACCATCAGGCCAACCACGCCGATATAGACAATCCCGGTGCCGAGGCCGCCCAGCACGCCGTAATAAAGGTAGAGTTCCGTCAGGCTGCTGATGGTCGCGGTCAGCATCCAGCTCACGCCGCTCAGCACGGTGCCGATGGCAATCAAACGGCGCGGGCCAAATTTATCAATCAACCTTCCCTGGAACGGGGAAAAGAAGGTTTGCAGAATAATCAGCAGGGAAAACGTGAGCTGAATTTCCGCCAGCGGCACGCCGAGCTTTTCCATAAAGGGACGTGTCAGCAGCGCCCAGACATACTGCGGGCTGGAAATCGACACCATGCACAGTAAGCCGAGCGCCAGTTGCACCCATTTCTTTGCCGGGCTTGTCACCACCGCGTTGGTTAAGGTTGTATTTGTCATTCTGCCACCCTGTGTTTAACAAAAGTGGGCTTTTGCATTAACCATGCCATAACCTGTTGTGGCGACAGACATTAAGCAAACGCTTAGCAGGCGTAGGGTTCGCGCGATTACGGGGCTTGCTGGCGCTGCTTTGTTCCAGGGCAGGCTGCTTTATATGGTGCAGTTTTCGCCACATCGCGGGGCGCGAGAAGCCATGGACTTTGTGCGCCACCACCCATACAACCGTGCTTGCCTCTGCCAGAATCCTTGTAGTCATCATGTACAGGGAAAAGATCATGAGTGATATTGCGTTAACCGTGAGCGTGCTGGCGCTGGTTGCCGTGGTAGGGCTGTGGATCGGCAACGTAAAAATACGCGGCGTCGGGTTTGGCATCGGCGGGGTGCTGTTCGGCGGCATTATCGTCGGGCACTTCGTCTTCCAACTGGGCATCCCGTTAAGCAGCCCGATGCTGCTGTTTGTGCAGGAGTTCGGCCTGATCCTCTTCGTTTACACCATCGGCATTCAGGTCGGGCCGGGTTTTTTCGCCTCGCTGCGCGTCTCTGGCCTGCGTCTTAATCTGTTCGCGATTTTAATTGTGCTGATCGGCGGGCTGGTGACGGTGATTTTGCACAAGCTGTTCGCCATTCCGCTGCCGGTGGTGCTGGGGATTTTTTCCGGCGCGGTGACCAATACGCCCGCGCTGGGCGCCGGGCAGCAAATCCTGCGTGATTTGGGGATTTCCGGTTCGCAACTTGACTTGATGGGCACAAGCTACGCGATGGCTTACCCGTTTGGTATTTGCGGGATTTTGCTGACCATGTGGCTGTTACGCGTGCTGTTTCGCGTCAATGTCGACGAAGAAGCCCGCAAACATGACGCCACGCTCAGCAGCGGCGTCTCGCATATTCGTACCATCAATATTCGCGTCGAAAACCCGAATCTCGACAAGATGGCGATTCAGGATGTGCCGATCCTCAATAGCGACAAAATCATCTGCTCGCGCCTGAAACGCGCGGATATGCTGATGGTGCCCTCGCCGGAAACGCTGATTCAGGCCGGAGATTTGTTGCATCTGGTCGGTTTGCCTAAGGATTTGCATAACGCCCAACTGGTGATCGGCCAGGAAGTGGATACGTCACTGTCGACGCGCGGCACGGATTTGCGCGTTGAGCGCGTGGTGGTGACCAACGAAAAAGTGCTCGGCAAAAAAATCCGCGATCTGCATTTCAAAGAGCGCTACGACGTGGTGATTTCTCGCCTCAATCGCGCCGGGGTTGAACTGGTCGCCAGCTCAGATGCCAGCCTGCAGTTCGGTGACATCCTCAATTTGGTTGGGCGCCCAACGGCGATTGAAGCCGTCGCCAATGAAGTGGGCAACGCGCAGCAAAAATTGCAGCAAGTGCAGATGCTGCCGGTGTTTATTGGCATCGGGCTTGGCGTGCTGCTCGGCTCCGTTCCGCTGTTTATCCCCGGTTTTCCGGTGGCGCTGAAATTAGGCTTGGCGGGCGGGCCGCTGATCATGGCGCTGATCCTCGGGCGTATCGGCACCATCGGTAAGCTGTACTGGTTTATGCCGCCGAGCGCCAACCTGGCGCTGCGCGAATTAGGCATTGTGCTGTTTCTGGCGGTAGTCGGGCTGAAATCCGGCGGGGATTTTATCGCCACGCTGACGCAAGGCGACGGCGTGAAGTGGATGTGTTTCGGCATTTTTATTACCGCGATTCCGCTGCTTTCCGTCGGCATCCTGGCGCGAACGCTCGGGAAAATGAACTATTTAACGCTGTGCGGCATGCTGGCGGGTTCGATGACCGATCCGCCCGCGCTGGCTTTCGCTAACGGTTTGCACGCCACCAGCGGCGCCGCTGCGCTTTCCTATGCCACGGTTTACCCGCTGGTGATGTTTCTGCGCATTATGACGCCGCAACTGCTGGCCGTGCTGCTGTGGGGAATGGGGTGATTAGGGTTTCTCGTCACCGGCATCGTCAGGGTGCCGGTTTGGCATTTTACGCACCGCCGACGGCGCATAGCCAAACTTCTGCTTAAACGCTTTGCTGAAGTGAAAGGAGTCAAAAAAGTTCAGCATATCAGCGATATGCGCGATGGAATTCCCCTCCTGCTTCAGCAGTGACTGCGCCAATTCAAGGCGTGCATCCAGGTAATACTCTTTCGGTGTTTTGCCGGTGTAACGCAAAAACAGCCGCCGCAACCAGGGTTCGCTGCACTGCATCCATTGCGCCATT
Coding sequences:
- a CDS encoding YceK/YidQ family lipoprotein; the encoded protein is MKTILIVSALFCGVVLTGCSSVMSHTGGKEGVYPGTRASSEMLSDDDTGIGTKSLVALDMPFTAIMDTLLLPWDLFRRDNSVKSRVEKSERENRATNSLIPPAPMPAH
- the ibpA gene encoding small heat shock chaperone IbpA, whose product is MRNFDLSPLYRSAIGFDRLFNLLENNPNQSNNGYPPYNVELVDENHYRIAIAVAGFAESELDITAQDNLLVVKGSHTAEQKERSYLYQGIAERNFERKFQLAENIHVNGANLVNGLLYIELERVIPEEKKPRRIEIN
- the ibpB gene encoding small heat shock chaperone IbpB; the encoded protein is MRNYDLSPLLRQWIGFDKLANALQSTTEQQAFPPYNIEKGDDNHYRITLALAGFRQEELDIQLENGRLTIKGTPEKPANEPKWLHQGLVIQPFSLSFTLADFMEVSGATFTNGLLHIDLLRNVPESAAPQRIAISERPALNS
- a CDS encoding AAA family ATPase, which translates into the protein MLGEQLEIEGLIGVGRAQLALEPDQHIYTFIGPNGVGKTKMLEALFQVLFFNNELVKKALTSHDPAFFSFKSFSTNRPELSVLQTEGNYSPPWPIARKFLPASLAHHLPVVFLGAQSRGTITQENGIPNIALGALETRRRVYFQSLARQMQFDFGSMNMSASIQEWFISIARSSNRWQKSEDNREIEISTVLRLLHEIDARIDPEFMEIGGDDRVSLKVDGQIREISQLSSGFTSILKLIQAIVSGYSYFTNESNIQRVKGVVFIDEIESHLHLSWQANIIPLLKKLFPNTTFYITTHSSIVLAQLKEGEAYNLYRDEDGIVKTKKIAAPNKAALADILKDLFSVDINQMKLENSSVYSVA
- the oxlT gene encoding oxalate/formate MFS antiporter, giving the protein MTNTTLTNAVVTSPAKKWVQLALGLLCMVSISSPQYVWALLTRPFMEKLGVPLAEIQLTFSLLIILQTFFSPFQGRLIDKFGPRRLIAIGTVLSGVSWMLTATISSLTELYLYYGVLGGLGTGIVYIGVVGLMVRWFPEKRGFATGMVAAGYGMGAILTTFPVTQSLAAKGLENTLWQFGLVMAVVGFLASQGLRAPQRVSTQEINSNLTMSDKSFTSKEMLRKPLFWLMFVMMTMMSTSGLMVTSQMAIFAEDFGITAVTVMGMAALPLAMTIDRFMNGLTRPVCGYISDRIGRENMMFVAFGLEGCAMALWLLCKDDPLLFVLLSGVVFFGWGEIFSLFPATLTDTFGTQHATSNYGWLYISQGIGSIFGGPLAALMYQQTGSWNLVFGCAITLDILCALLAFFVLKPWRQRFLQRVRA
- a CDS encoding putative transporter → MSDIALTVSVLALVAVVGLWIGNVKIRGVGFGIGGVLFGGIIVGHFVFQLGIPLSSPMLLFVQEFGLILFVYTIGIQVGPGFFASLRVSGLRLNLFAILIVLIGGLVTVILHKLFAIPLPVVLGIFSGAVTNTPALGAGQQILRDLGISGSQLDLMGTSYAMAYPFGICGILLTMWLLRVLFRVNVDEEARKHDATLSSGVSHIRTINIRVENPNLDKMAIQDVPILNSDKIICSRLKRADMLMVPSPETLIQAGDLLHLVGLPKDLHNAQLVIGQEVDTSLSTRGTDLRVERVVVTNEKVLGKKIRDLHFKERYDVVISRLNRAGVELVASSDASLQFGDILNLVGRPTAIEAVANEVGNAQQKLQQVQMLPVFIGIGLGVLLGSVPLFIPGFPVALKLGLAGGPLIMALILGRIGTIGKLYWFMPPSANLALRELGIVLFLAVVGLKSGGDFIATLTQGDGVKWMCFGIFITAIPLLSVGILARTLGKMNYLTLCGMLAGSMTDPPALAFANGLHATSGAAALSYATVYPLVMFLRIMTPQLLAVLLWGMG